One genomic window of Chthonomonadales bacterium includes the following:
- a CDS encoding sugar phosphate isomerase/epimerase: MPEPFRYCLNTSTLRGYHLTLAELVEVAGDAGYRGIEPWTDEIARHRDEGGSLPDLAARIRDRGLVVESAIGFAEWVVDEPERRAKGLEQMRRDMGLVAAIGGTRIAAPPAGATDDAGLSLVAAAERYAAVLRLGEEAGVAPQVEVWGFSRALSRLGDALYVAVESGHPRACVLPDVYHLYKGGSPFSGLRLLSPSAIGVFHVNDYRADPPREAIRDSDRVLPGDGIAPLSTVVQALAAIGYRGALSLELFNPAYWQGDPRAVARKGLAAVRACVRRALV, encoded by the coding sequence ATGCCCGAGCCGTTTCGCTATTGCCTGAACACATCGACGCTGCGCGGCTACCACCTGACGCTCGCCGAGCTCGTGGAGGTCGCCGGCGACGCCGGCTACCGGGGCATCGAGCCCTGGACCGACGAGATCGCCCGACACCGCGACGAGGGCGGCTCGCTGCCGGACCTCGCCGCGCGGATCCGCGATCGCGGCCTCGTCGTCGAGAGCGCGATCGGGTTCGCCGAGTGGGTCGTGGACGAGCCGGAGCGCCGCGCGAAGGGCCTGGAGCAGATGCGCCGCGACATGGGGTTGGTGGCCGCGATTGGCGGCACGCGCATCGCGGCGCCGCCCGCCGGGGCCACCGACGACGCGGGCCTGAGCCTGGTGGCCGCGGCGGAGCGCTATGCCGCCGTCCTGCGCCTTGGCGAGGAGGCCGGCGTGGCGCCGCAGGTCGAGGTGTGGGGCTTCTCCAGGGCGCTGAGCCGGCTCGGCGACGCGCTCTACGTGGCGGTCGAGAGCGGGCACCCTCGGGCCTGCGTGCTGCCCGATGTCTATCACCTCTACAAGGGCGGCTCGCCCTTCAGCGGTCTGCGGCTGCTCAGCCCGTCGGCCATCGGCGTCTTCCACGTGAACGACTACCGGGCCGACCCGCCGCGCGAGGCCATCCGGGACTCCGATCGCGTGCTCCCGGGCGACGGGATCGCGCCGCTGAGCACGGTAGTTCAGGCGCTCGCAGCGATCGGGTACCGCGGAGCCCTCTCGCTGGAGCTCTTCAACCCGGCCTACTGGCAGGGCGACCCTCGCGCCGTGGCGCGCAAGGGCCTTGCCGCAGTGCGCGCCTGCGTCCGCCGCGCCCTCGTCTGA
- a CDS encoding TlpA family protein disulfide reductase yields MGRKAAIVLLALLAAAWVSAEMMTRTSRGGPTAMADVAIRTPDGTVRVGDLRGKVVLVDYWATWCPPCRASIPGIEALYQRYRDRGFAVVGVSMDDSPNVVPPFIQEMGMTYPAGLPVDREKANAPPSLPTMVLLNRDGEEIWRQEGFAESVEQELRRQVEQAL; encoded by the coding sequence ATGGGTAGGAAGGCGGCGATCGTGCTGCTGGCCCTGCTGGCCGCGGCATGGGTGAGCGCCGAGATGATGACGCGGACGTCGCGCGGCGGGCCGACCGCGATGGCCGATGTGGCCATTCGGACACCGGACGGCACGGTGCGCGTGGGCGACCTGCGCGGCAAGGTGGTGCTCGTCGACTACTGGGCGACGTGGTGCCCTCCCTGCCGCGCCTCGATCCCCGGCATCGAGGCTCTCTATCAGCGCTATCGCGACCGCGGGTTCGCGGTGGTCGGCGTCTCGATGGACGACTCGCCGAACGTGGTTCCGCCTTTCATCCAGGAGATGGGCATGACCTACCCGGCCGGCCTTCCCGTGGATCGTGAGAAGGCGAACGCGCCGCCCAGCCTGCCAACCATGGTGCTCCTCAACCGCGACGGAGAGGAGATATGGCGGCAGGAGGGCTTCGCGGAGTCCGTGGAGCAGGAGTTGCGCCGGCAGGTGGAGCAGGCGCTCTGA
- a CDS encoding RNHCP domain-containing protein, which translates to MRTRERARPRRADATRWFHCVRCNRPVTPEASGTQHRNHCPWCLWSRHVDDVPGDRAADCGGAMEPIAVWSRRGGDWAVIHQCRKCGALHSNRIAGDDDELALVSIAVRAISQPPFPLHLLHDESRAPAAEG; encoded by the coding sequence TTGAGGACAAGAGAACGCGCCAGGCCTCGCCGCGCCGACGCCACGCGCTGGTTCCACTGCGTGCGCTGCAACAGGCCGGTTACGCCGGAGGCGTCGGGCACACAGCACCGCAACCACTGCCCCTGGTGCCTGTGGAGCCGGCATGTCGACGACGTGCCCGGCGACCGCGCCGCGGACTGCGGCGGCGCCATGGAGCCGATCGCGGTCTGGTCGCGCCGCGGAGGCGACTGGGCCGTCATTCATCAATGCCGCAAGTGCGGCGCGCTGCACTCCAACCGCATCGCTGGAGACGACGACGAGTTGGCCCTTGTGTCGATCGCGGTCCGGGCCATCTCGCAGCCGCCATTCCCGCTGCACCTGCTGCATGACGAGAGCCGCGCGCCGGCCGCGGAGGGCTGA
- a CDS encoding transcriptional regulator gives MARLTGYGQFCPLAKASEVFAERWTPLILREVMIGSTRFSDIQRGVPLISRSLLSKRLQDLVRAGVLQRVDSGKGYDEYLMTAAGEDLRPIIFQLGAWGKQWTRRELPAGDLDVSLLMWDMRRRVNRSGLPERRVVVQFQYRDAPIHRRRWWLVLNRDDIDLCVVDPGLEADVTVRTDVRTMVGIWMGDLSFGAALQGRALEIEGPAEMRTRFPAWLLLSHFAEIDRRVD, from the coding sequence ATGGCGAGGCTAACCGGCTACGGGCAGTTCTGCCCGCTCGCCAAGGCGAGCGAGGTCTTCGCGGAGCGCTGGACGCCGCTGATTCTGCGCGAGGTCATGATTGGCAGCACCCGCTTCAGCGACATCCAGCGCGGGGTGCCGCTCATCTCGCGCAGTCTGCTCTCGAAGCGCCTGCAAGACCTGGTGCGCGCGGGGGTTCTGCAGCGTGTAGACTCTGGAAAGGGGTACGATGAGTACCTCATGACGGCGGCCGGCGAGGATCTGCGGCCCATCATCTTCCAGCTTGGTGCGTGGGGCAAGCAGTGGACCCGGCGCGAGTTACCCGCCGGCGACCTCGACGTGAGTCTGCTGATGTGGGACATGCGGCGCCGCGTGAACCGGAGCGGACTCCCCGAGCGCCGCGTCGTGGTTCAGTTCCAGTACCGCGACGCGCCGATCCATCGCCGAAGATGGTGGCTGGTGCTCAACCGGGACGACATCGACCTGTGCGTGGTAGATCCGGGCCTGGAGGCCGACGTCACGGTGAGAACCGACGTGCGCACGATGGTCGGCATCTGGATGGGCGACCTCTCGTTCGGCGCGGCGCTCCAGGGACGTGCGCTGGAGATCGAGGGCCCGGCCGAGATGCGGACGCGGTTTCCGGCCTGGCTGCTCCTCAGCCACTTCGCCGAGATCGACCGTCGCGTGGACTGA
- a CDS encoding DEAD/DEAH box helicase encodes MDAAAFLESLRRQRFCHGQIAHVRTLPARAADHADVPGGVHPAVWAALERAGIHRLYRHQAEAIARLREGHSVVVVTGTASGKTLCYNVPVAETLADDPMATMLYLFPTKALTQDQLRGIAHFESPQDGLRFLAGAYDGDTPTPLRRRLRDGANVLLTNPDMLHTGILPNHARWNRFFSHLRFVVVDEVHAYRGVFGSHLANVLRRLARVCRHYGAEPQFVCCSATIGNPKEHAERVTGRPMCLVACDGAPRGPKRFVLWNPPPLEGAAVGQAGSWRVGGDRRSALGEAVHLMTSLVKEGVQTIAFVRTRLAAEMIFKDSRDYLRSVSRRLADSVHAYRGGYLPDERREIERRLVERDILGVASTNALELGIDIGSLDACIVVGYPGTVASLWQQAGRAGRAGEEAVVFLVAQNAPIDQYLMAHSDYLFQQSPEQAVVDPDNPHVAAGHVRCAVQELPLGAEESAEFGPYADVILEVLEEDLAVRRIDGRWYWACSDYPATEVSLRNIAGPVYTIQDDSAGARIVGTMDEMSALSQLHEHAVYLHGAETYFVSRLDLGQKVAHVERRALDYYTQSIQVSQIRVDERVEEREWSGGLLGYGEVTVTTSIPMFKKVRFHSRDSLGWEKLDLPPQTLETVALWASPPPMASERLSERGMLMGEALVGIANVLVEIAPIYVMCDPSDIGVSVDAGSLGRDALFLFDRFPGGMGYARRCLARFEEMIGTVHTVIRECRCEDGCPSCVGSAVTAFAMTDLDSAVRGRIPDKAAALLLLDAVLGAAPPE; translated from the coding sequence ATGGACGCCGCCGCCTTTCTCGAGAGCCTCCGACGCCAGAGGTTCTGCCACGGCCAGATCGCCCACGTACGAACGCTGCCGGCGCGCGCCGCGGACCACGCCGACGTTCCCGGCGGCGTCCACCCAGCCGTGTGGGCCGCCCTCGAGCGCGCGGGGATACACCGCCTGTACCGCCACCAGGCCGAGGCCATCGCGCGGCTGCGCGAGGGCCACAGCGTCGTCGTCGTCACCGGCACCGCGAGCGGCAAGACCCTCTGCTACAACGTGCCGGTCGCCGAGACCCTGGCCGACGACCCGATGGCGACGATGCTCTACCTCTTTCCGACGAAGGCGCTCACGCAGGACCAGCTTCGCGGCATCGCCCACTTTGAGAGCCCCCAGGATGGCCTGCGCTTCCTCGCGGGCGCCTACGACGGCGACACGCCCACGCCGCTCCGCCGGCGCCTGCGCGATGGCGCCAACGTGCTGCTGACCAACCCCGACATGCTGCACACGGGCATCCTGCCCAACCACGCCCGCTGGAACCGCTTCTTCTCCCACCTCCGGTTCGTGGTGGTGGACGAGGTCCACGCCTACCGCGGAGTGTTCGGATCGCACCTCGCCAACGTGCTGCGCCGCCTGGCGCGCGTCTGCCGCCACTATGGCGCCGAGCCCCAGTTCGTCTGCTGCTCCGCGACCATCGGCAACCCGAAGGAGCACGCCGAGCGCGTCACCGGCCGGCCGATGTGCCTGGTGGCCTGCGACGGCGCGCCGCGCGGCCCCAAGCGGTTCGTGCTGTGGAACCCGCCGCCGCTGGAGGGGGCGGCCGTGGGCCAGGCGGGAAGCTGGCGCGTGGGCGGCGATCGGCGCAGCGCGCTTGGCGAGGCGGTGCACCTGATGACCTCGCTCGTCAAGGAGGGGGTACAGACGATCGCTTTCGTCCGCACGCGCCTGGCCGCCGAGATGATCTTCAAGGACAGCCGCGACTACCTGCGCTCCGTCTCGCGCCGTCTCGCCGACAGCGTGCACGCCTATCGCGGCGGCTACCTGCCCGACGAGCGCCGGGAGATCGAGCGGCGCCTGGTGGAGCGCGACATCCTGGGCGTCGCGAGCACGAACGCGCTGGAGCTCGGCATCGACATCGGCAGCCTCGACGCGTGCATCGTGGTCGGCTATCCCGGCACGGTGGCGAGCCTGTGGCAGCAGGCCGGGCGGGCAGGGCGCGCGGGCGAGGAGGCCGTGGTCTTCCTTGTGGCGCAGAACGCCCCCATCGACCAGTACCTGATGGCCCACAGCGACTACCTGTTCCAGCAGAGCCCCGAGCAGGCCGTGGTTGACCCGGACAACCCGCATGTAGCCGCCGGCCACGTGCGCTGCGCGGTGCAGGAGCTTCCGCTTGGCGCGGAGGAGAGCGCGGAGTTCGGGCCCTATGCCGACGTGATCCTGGAGGTGCTGGAGGAGGATCTGGCGGTGCGCCGTATTGACGGCCGCTGGTACTGGGCCTGCAGCGATTACCCGGCCACGGAGGTGAGCCTGCGCAACATCGCCGGTCCCGTCTACACGATCCAGGACGACTCCGCCGGAGCGCGCATCGTGGGCACCATGGACGAGATGAGCGCCCTCTCGCAACTCCACGAGCACGCCGTCTACCTGCACGGCGCGGAGACCTACTTCGTCAGCCGCCTGGACCTCGGCCAGAAGGTCGCCCACGTGGAGAGGCGCGCTCTCGACTACTACACCCAGTCGATTCAGGTGTCGCAGATCCGCGTGGACGAGCGCGTGGAGGAGCGCGAGTGGAGTGGCGGTCTGCTCGGCTATGGCGAGGTCACCGTGACCACCTCGATCCCGATGTTCAAGAAGGTGCGCTTCCACTCGCGCGACAGCCTGGGATGGGAGAAGCTCGACCTGCCGCCGCAGACCCTGGAGACGGTGGCGCTCTGGGCCAGCCCGCCGCCGATGGCCTCCGAGCGCCTTTCAGAGCGCGGCATGCTGATGGGAGAGGCGCTGGTGGGCATCGCGAACGTGCTGGTGGAGATTGCCCCGATCTACGTGATGTGCGATCCGTCGGACATCGGCGTGAGCGTCGACGCCGGAAGCCTGGGGCGCGACGCTCTTTTCCTGTTCGACAGGTTCCCCGGCGGGATGGGGTACGCCCGCCGCTGCCTGGCGCGCTTCGAGGAGATGATCGGCACGGTGCACACGGTCATCCGCGAGTGCCGCTGCGAGGACGGCTGCCCCTCGTGCGTCGGCTCGGCGGTGACGGCCTTCGCGATGACGGACCTCGACAGCGCGGTGCGCGGGCGCATCCCGGACAAGGCCGCCGCGCTCCTCCTCCTGGACGCGGTGCTGGGCGCCGCGCCGCCGGAGTAG
- a CDS encoding nuclear transport factor 2 family protein, translating into MTPSTEAVIHNHLRAARVGVDAVMEDFADDSVLITSTATYRGLAEIRRFFTELFATLPKGFADTVALLRLEAVGEVGYIYWTAMPAVAAATDTFVVREGKIRFQTFTSFPADN; encoded by the coding sequence ATGACCCCGAGCACCGAAGCCGTGATTCACAACCATCTGCGCGCCGCCCGGGTCGGCGTGGACGCGGTGATGGAGGATTTCGCCGACGACTCGGTGCTGATCACCAGCACCGCCACGTACCGCGGACTGGCCGAGATCCGGCGGTTCTTCACGGAGTTGTTCGCCACCCTGCCGAAGGGATTTGCCGATACCGTCGCACTGCTCCGGCTGGAGGCCGTCGGCGAGGTCGGGTATATCTACTGGACGGCCATGCCTGCCGTCGCGGCGGCCACCGACACCTTCGTCGTTCGCGAGGGCAAGATCCGGTTCCAGACCTTCACCAGCTTCCCGGCCGACAACTGA
- a CDS encoding MBL fold metallo-hydrolase, producing MHFKPYYLGCLAHASYLIGGDNGEAAVVDPRRDVDEYIHDAGAAGLRIRHVIETHLHADFVSGHVELARRAAATIHLGAAAAAGFGHHGVRDGDEITMGDLTLRFMETPGHTPESVCVVASVAGEPGPRLVFTGDTLFIGDVGRPDLVGGRRYTAEQMAELMYRSLRDRVLALPDATEVWPAHGAGSACGRALSDERVSTIGRERATNPAVRFVEAGDEAGFVRYAVEGLAVAPAYFAHDAARNREGAASLSEVMGSARALEPAELEELSEGGLLVLDSRGAEAFGASHVPGALNIPLDGKFAPWVGSLLPPAAGVLVVAESGREDEAITRLARVGYEGVAGWLRGGMDAWRTAGGEVETVLQVEPEAVRARLAGPSALALLDVREPSEWAAGHADGALHVPLGRLAESLSELPAGPLAVLCGSGYRSSIACSLLQRAGRRDVANVAGGWDAWAASR from the coding sequence ATGCACTTCAAGCCGTACTACCTGGGCTGCCTGGCCCACGCCTCGTACCTGATCGGCGGCGACAACGGCGAGGCCGCCGTCGTCGACCCGCGCCGCGACGTGGACGAGTACATCCACGATGCCGGCGCGGCCGGGCTGCGAATCCGCCACGTGATCGAGACGCACCTGCACGCCGACTTCGTCTCCGGTCATGTTGAGCTCGCTCGCCGTGCGGCGGCCACCATCCATCTCGGCGCTGCGGCAGCCGCTGGCTTCGGTCACCATGGGGTGCGCGACGGTGACGAGATCACGATGGGCGACCTGACACTACGGTTCATGGAGACGCCCGGCCACACCCCGGAGAGCGTCTGCGTCGTCGCTTCGGTGGCAGGCGAGCCCGGCCCGCGCCTGGTCTTCACCGGCGACACGCTCTTCATAGGCGACGTTGGGCGGCCGGACCTGGTGGGAGGCCGCAGATACACGGCCGAGCAGATGGCCGAGCTCATGTACCGCTCGCTGCGCGACAGGGTGCTCGCGCTGCCGGACGCGACGGAGGTGTGGCCCGCGCACGGCGCCGGATCGGCCTGCGGGCGGGCGCTCTCGGACGAGCGCGTCTCGACGATCGGGCGCGAGCGCGCGACGAACCCGGCCGTGCGCTTCGTTGAGGCCGGCGACGAGGCGGGGTTCGTGCGCTATGCCGTGGAGGGCCTGGCGGTCGCGCCGGCCTACTTCGCGCACGACGCGGCGCGAAACCGCGAAGGGGCCGCCTCGCTCTCCGAGGTGATGGGCTCCGCCCGTGCGCTGGAGCCGGCCGAGCTCGAGGAGCTCTCGGAGGGGGGCCTGCTCGTGCTGGACAGCCGGGGAGCCGAGGCGTTCGGCGCAAGTCACGTTCCGGGCGCGCTCAACATCCCGCTCGACGGTAAGTTCGCGCCGTGGGTCGGGTCCCTGCTGCCCCCGGCGGCCGGAGTGCTCGTGGTGGCCGAGTCGGGCCGCGAGGACGAGGCGATCACGCGCCTGGCCCGCGTGGGCTACGAGGGCGTGGCCGGCTGGCTGCGTGGCGGCATGGACGCCTGGCGCACGGCGGGCGGCGAGGTCGAGACGGTGCTCCAGGTGGAGCCGGAGGCCGTCCGCGCGCGGCTCGCCGGGCCGAGCGCGCTGGCTCTGCTGGACGTGCGCGAGCCCTCCGAATGGGCGGCCGGCCACGCGGATGGGGCGCTCCACGTACCGCTGGGGCGGCTGGCGGAGAGCCTGTCCGAGCTACCCGCGGGCCCGCTCGCCGTGCTGTGCGGCTCGGGCTACCGTTCGTCCATCGCCTGCTCTCTGCTGCAGCGCGCCGGCCGCCGCGACGTGGCGAACGTCGCGGGAGGCTGGGACGCGTGGGCGGCCTCCCGCTGA
- a CDS encoding C40 family peptidase gives MASALARAPAPDGPIWWRDRVPLPVCGLAAGIDARSSGRLRNEVMRGTSVVKLPALRLVCAAAALAASICLLSVPSFSADKPRPPDKSKTETGTPKRPLRRGERIVREALSYRGTRYRFGGTSRNGIDCSGLTMSVCRRWGLLLPRTSTAQFHRGTPVHCPDLKPGDLVFFKGTYKRGISHVGIYIGEGRFIHAAGRGKGVIVSSLNEPYYRRHLAGARRLPLERMNVPPPDASGGDDGQAAGAEGSAAAPGADSGAPRADGAEEPTRP, from the coding sequence ATGGCAAGCGCGCTTGCGCGCGCGCCTGCCCCAGACGGGCCGATCTGGTGGCGCGACAGGGTACCATTACCTGTCTGCGGCCTGGCGGCTGGCATCGACGCACGAAGCTCGGGACGGCTTCGCAACGAAGTAATGAGAGGTACAAGCGTTGTGAAGTTGCCCGCCCTACGCCTTGTGTGCGCGGCGGCCGCCCTGGCCGCGAGCATCTGCCTGTTGTCCGTCCCATCGTTCTCCGCCGACAAGCCCCGACCACCCGACAAGAGCAAGACGGAGACAGGCACGCCAAAGCGGCCCCTGCGGCGCGGTGAGCGCATCGTGCGCGAGGCCCTCAGCTACCGCGGTACCCGCTATCGCTTCGGCGGCACCTCGCGCAACGGCATCGACTGCTCCGGGCTGACGATGAGCGTCTGCCGCCGCTGGGGCCTGCTCCTGCCCCGTACCTCCACCGCGCAGTTCCACCGAGGGACACCGGTGCACTGCCCGGACCTGAAGCCGGGGGACCTTGTGTTCTTCAAGGGCACCTACAAGCGCGGCATCTCCCACGTCGGCATCTACATCGGCGAGGGGCGGTTCATTCACGCCGCAGGGCGCGGGAAGGGCGTCATCGTGAGCTCGCTCAACGAGCCCTACTACCGGCGCCACCTGGCCGGCGCGCGGCGCCTCCCGCTGGAGAGGATGAACGTGCCGCCCCCCGACGCCTCGGGCGGCGACGATGGCCAGGCCGCCGGCGCGGAGGGCTCGGCAGCTGCCCCAGGCGCGGACAGTGGCGCGCCGCGCGCCGATGGAGCGGAGGAGCCGACGCGGCCCTGA
- a CDS encoding ABC transporter ATP-binding protein yields the protein MHEPLLRVDNLHTRFRTSDSVVEAVRGVSFHVDPGEVVGLVGESGSGKSVTALSLMRLLPDPPARVEVGTVRFEGRDLLGLSERDMTGLRGGRMAMVFQDPFSALNPTMTLGEQVAEAARCHGAASHAEARRQALDLLRAVRIPSPELRYRQYPHQVSGGQRQRVMIAMAFAGEPSLLIADEPTTALDVTVQAQIMSLMADLQRRTGAAVLLITHDLGIVAEMCDRVLVMYAGQVVESAPVDRVFHAPSHPYTVGLLRSLPPMEGPRHARLSSIPGQPPDLAALAPGCPFAPRCPLVMEVCRERAPEPVEVAPGHTARCHAVKAGG from the coding sequence ATGCACGAGCCTCTGCTCCGGGTCGACAACCTGCATACGCGCTTCCGCACGAGCGACTCCGTCGTCGAGGCCGTTCGCGGCGTCTCGTTCCACGTGGACCCGGGCGAGGTCGTCGGCCTGGTGGGCGAGTCGGGCTCGGGGAAGAGCGTGACCGCTCTCTCGCTCATGCGCCTGCTGCCGGACCCTCCCGCCCGCGTGGAGGTGGGCACCGTCCGCTTCGAGGGGCGCGACCTGCTCGGGCTCTCGGAGCGCGACATGACAGGCCTGCGTGGCGGCCGCATGGCGATGGTCTTTCAGGACCCCTTCTCCGCGCTGAACCCGACGATGACGCTGGGCGAGCAGGTGGCCGAGGCCGCCCGCTGCCACGGCGCCGCCAGCCACGCCGAGGCTCGCCGACAGGCGCTCGACCTGCTTCGTGCCGTGCGAATCCCATCGCCGGAACTGCGGTATCGCCAGTACCCCCATCAGGTGAGTGGCGGGCAGCGCCAGCGCGTCATGATCGCCATGGCCTTCGCCGGCGAGCCCTCGCTCCTCATCGCCGACGAGCCCACGACCGCGCTCGACGTCACCGTGCAGGCGCAGATCATGTCGCTGATGGCGGACCTTCAGCGCCGGACGGGCGCCGCGGTGCTGCTGATCACCCATGACCTGGGGATCGTGGCGGAGATGTGCGACCGTGTGCTGGTGATGTATGCCGGCCAGGTCGTGGAGAGCGCTCCGGTCGACCGCGTCTTCCACGCGCCGAGCCACCCCTACACGGTAGGCCTCCTGCGCTCGCTACCGCCGATGGAGGGGCCTCGCCACGCGCGCCTTAGCTCCATCCCCGGCCAACCGCCCGACCTGGCCGCCCTTGCCCCGGGCTGCCCGTTCGCGCCGCGCTGCCCGCTCGTGATGGAGGTGTGTCGCGAGCGCGCTCCGGAGCCCGTGGAGGTGGCGCCCGGCCACACGGCCCGCTGCCACGCCGTCAAGGCGGGAGGCTGA
- a CDS encoding FAD-binding oxidoreductase, which yields MTAIDMTTLEGASVRLSADEIAALAAEVRGPLIGADSPAYDEARTIWNAMIDKRPGLIARCTTTADIVQCVRFARKHGLLTAVRGGGHGIAGTAMCEGGLVIDLSPMKAARVDPERRRVTIEAGATLAELDAATQPYGLAAPVGINSTTGLAGLTLGGGFGWLSRKYGMTIDNLISAEVVTAAGEVVRASATEHPDLFWAIRGGGGNFGVVARFELELHPVGPEVLCGLIVYSLAEAEPVLRQYRGFAGSAPDELSVWVVMRKAPLLPFLPAQAHGADMLALAIMYAGDPARGEPMVEPLRRFGTPLGEHVGLQPFAAWQRAFDPLLTPGARNYWKTHNLITLDDGFLGAAAEYAGKLPSAQCEIFLGAIGGATARPAPDATAYAHRDARFVMNAHGRWDDPSDDARCIAWARSFHAATARYAGEGAYVNFMTADERDRLSAAYGPNYERLARVKRTYDPTNAFRENQNIRPA from the coding sequence ATGACCGCTATCGACATGACGACGCTCGAGGGCGCCTCGGTACGCCTGTCGGCGGACGAGATCGCCGCCCTGGCCGCGGAGGTTCGCGGGCCGCTCATCGGCGCGGACAGCCCGGCCTACGACGAGGCTCGAACGATCTGGAACGCGATGATCGACAAGCGCCCCGGCCTGATCGCGCGGTGCACCACGACCGCCGACATCGTCCAGTGCGTCCGGTTCGCGCGCAAGCACGGCCTGCTCACCGCCGTCCGCGGCGGCGGGCACGGCATCGCCGGCACCGCGATGTGCGAGGGCGGGCTGGTCATCGACCTTTCGCCGATGAAGGCGGCACGGGTCGATCCGGAGCGCCGCCGCGTGACCATCGAGGCGGGGGCGACACTGGCCGAACTCGACGCCGCGACGCAGCCCTACGGTCTGGCCGCGCCCGTCGGGATCAACTCCACCACGGGTCTCGCCGGCCTCACGCTCGGCGGCGGCTTCGGCTGGCTCAGCCGCAAGTACGGCATGACCATCGACAACCTGATCTCCGCCGAGGTCGTGACGGCGGCCGGCGAGGTCGTTCGCGCCAGCGCCACGGAGCATCCTGACCTGTTCTGGGCGATCCGGGGGGGCGGAGGCAACTTCGGCGTCGTCGCGCGCTTCGAGCTCGAGCTGCATCCGGTCGGCCCGGAGGTCCTGTGTGGCCTGATCGTCTACTCGCTCGCCGAAGCGGAGCCGGTGCTCCGGCAGTACCGGGGGTTCGCGGGGTCCGCTCCGGACGAGCTCTCGGTGTGGGTGGTGATGCGCAAGGCGCCTCTGCTGCCGTTCCTGCCCGCCCAGGCACACGGCGCCGACATGCTCGCGCTCGCCATCATGTACGCCGGCGACCCCGCCCGGGGCGAGCCCATGGTCGAGCCGCTGCGCCGGTTCGGAACGCCTCTCGGCGAGCACGTCGGCCTGCAGCCCTTCGCGGCCTGGCAGCGAGCTTTCGATCCGCTGCTGACCCCCGGGGCACGAAACTACTGGAAGACGCACAACCTGATCACGCTCGACGACGGCTTCCTCGGCGCCGCGGCCGAGTACGCCGGGAAGCTGCCCTCCGCTCAGTGCGAGATCTTCCTTGGCGCCATCGGCGGGGCGACCGCCCGCCCGGCTCCGGACGCGACCGCCTACGCGCACCGCGACGCCCGGTTCGTGATGAACGCGCATGGGAGATGGGATGACCCGTCCGACGACGCGCGGTGCATCGCCTGGGCCAGGAGCTTCCACGCGGCAACGGCCCGGTACGCGGGCGAGGGCGCCTACGTCAACTTCATGACCGCCGACGAGCGCGACCGGCTGTCGGCCGCCTATGGCCCGAACTACGAGAGGCTGGCCCGCGTGAAGCGCACCTATGACCCGACGAACGCCTTTCGCGAGAACCAGAACATCCGCCCGGCGTGA
- a CDS encoding sulfite exporter TauE/SafE family protein: MQQLLTLLFGLLTGLSLGALGSGGSILALPGFVYGAGLAVKPAVATSLLVVGATSLIGALMAWRRCAARGCPGQEADPRAAALFAAGGVGGAFAGARAGSMLPDAAQMALFTVAVLAAAVGMYRRASRQAAADTVEAPRRPIAPLPLALLGGGVGLLTGAVGVGGGFLIVPALTLAAGMPVKRAIATSLWVITANAATGSLGYHGRVPVAWGFGALFLLASAVGMALGQRLARGARPRGLQRAFALFLVLVGLASGAQTYHTRQARRAAARHVTAAPR; the protein is encoded by the coding sequence GTGCAGCAACTGCTGACGCTGCTTTTCGGGCTCCTGACCGGCCTCTCGCTGGGCGCGCTCGGCTCGGGCGGCTCCATCCTGGCGCTGCCCGGCTTCGTGTACGGGGCGGGTCTGGCCGTCAAGCCAGCGGTGGCCACGAGCCTGCTGGTGGTGGGCGCCACGAGCCTGATCGGGGCGCTGATGGCCTGGCGCCGGTGCGCCGCGCGCGGCTGCCCCGGCCAGGAGGCCGACCCGCGCGCGGCAGCGCTGTTTGCGGCCGGCGGCGTGGGCGGAGCCTTCGCCGGCGCGCGCGCGGGCTCGATGCTGCCGGATGCGGCGCAGATGGCGCTGTTCACGGTGGCGGTGCTGGCTGCCGCCGTCGGGATGTACCGCCGCGCGTCGCGCCAGGCGGCCGCCGACACGGTGGAGGCGCCCCGACGGCCCATCGCGCCGCTGCCGCTGGCGCTGCTCGGCGGCGGCGTGGGGCTCCTCACGGGCGCCGTGGGCGTGGGGGGCGGTTTCCTGATCGTGCCGGCGCTCACGCTCGCGGCGGGCATGCCGGTGAAGCGGGCGATCGCCACCTCGCTCTGGGTCATCACGGCGAACGCGGCCACCGGCAGCCTGGGCTATCACGGGCGCGTTCCCGTGGCGTGGGGGTTCGGCGCGCTCTTCCTGCTCGCCAGCGCGGTGGGCATGGCCCTCGGCCAGCGGCTGGCGCGCGGCGCGCGACCGCGTGGGCTTCAGCGCGCCTTCGCGCTCTTCCTCGTCCTGGTTGGCCTGGCCTCCGGCGCGCAGACCTACCACACCCGCCAGGCGCGCCGCGCGGCGGCCCGGCACGTGACCGCCGCTCCGCGCTGA